The following proteins come from a genomic window of Pseudomonas sp. Z8(2022):
- the gudD gene encoding glucarate dehydratase, giving the protein MTSQIPAAVGTPLITELQVVPVAGHDSMLLNLSGAHGPYFTRNILILKDSAGHVGVGEVPGGEGIRKTLEDARSILVGQPVGNYNALLNQVRRAFADRDAGGRGLQTFDLRITIHAVTALESALLDLLGQHLGVPVAALLGEGQQRDAVEMLGYLFFVADKDKTDLGYRDERESDDDWERVRNQTALTPEAIVRQAEAAHARYGFNDFKLKGGVLHGEAEVEAIRALAARFPEARVTLDPNGGWSLDQAIALCRDLHGVLAYAEDPCGAENGYSGREVMAEFRRATGLPTATNMIATDWRQMGHTISLQSVDIPLADPHFWTMSGSVRVAQMCNDWGLTWGSHSNNHFDISLAMFTHVAAAAPGRVTAIDTHWIWQDGQYLTHNPLRIEGGLVQVPKTPGLGVELDWDALAKAHELYQAKGLGARDDAVAMQYLIPGWTFNNKKPCLVR; this is encoded by the coding sequence ATGACTTCACAGATTCCTGCCGCAGTCGGCACTCCGCTGATCACCGAGCTGCAAGTCGTACCGGTCGCAGGTCACGACAGCATGCTGCTCAATCTGAGCGGTGCCCACGGCCCTTACTTCACCCGCAACATCCTCATTCTCAAGGACAGCGCCGGCCACGTCGGTGTCGGCGAAGTTCCTGGCGGCGAGGGCATTCGCAAGACCCTCGAAGACGCCCGCTCGATCCTCGTCGGCCAACCGGTCGGCAACTACAACGCGCTGCTCAATCAGGTGCGCCGCGCCTTCGCCGATCGTGATGCCGGCGGTCGCGGTCTGCAGACCTTCGACCTGCGCATCACTATCCATGCTGTCACCGCGCTGGAATCGGCGCTGCTCGATCTGCTCGGCCAGCACCTCGGTGTACCGGTCGCCGCCCTGCTGGGCGAGGGCCAGCAGCGCGATGCCGTGGAAATGCTCGGTTACCTGTTCTTCGTCGCCGACAAGGACAAGACCGACCTCGGCTACCGCGACGAGCGCGAGTCCGATGACGACTGGGAGCGCGTACGCAACCAGACCGCGCTGACCCCCGAAGCCATCGTCCGCCAGGCCGAGGCCGCGCATGCGCGCTACGGCTTCAACGACTTCAAGCTCAAGGGCGGCGTGCTGCACGGCGAAGCCGAAGTCGAGGCGATTCGTGCCCTGGCTGCGCGTTTCCCTGAGGCGCGCGTGACCCTCGACCCCAATGGCGGCTGGTCGCTGGACCAGGCCATCGCCCTGTGCCGCGACCTGCATGGCGTGCTGGCCTATGCCGAAGACCCCTGCGGTGCCGAGAACGGTTACTCCGGCCGCGAGGTGATGGCCGAGTTCCGCCGTGCCACCGGTCTGCCCACCGCGACCAACATGATCGCCACCGACTGGCGGCAGATGGGCCATACCATCTCCCTGCAATCAGTGGACATTCCACTGGCCGACCCGCACTTCTGGACCATGTCCGGTTCCGTCCGCGTGGCGCAGATGTGCAACGACTGGGGCCTGACCTGGGGTTCGCATTCGAACAACCACTTCGATATTTCCCTTGCCATGTTCACCCACGTCGCCGCCGCTGCACCGGGGCGCGTGACCGCCATCGATACCCACTGGATCTGGCAGGACGGTCAGTACCTCACGCACAATCCGCTGCGCATCGAAGGTGGCCTGGTGCAGGTGCCGAAAACGCCGGGTCTCGGCGTCGAGCTGGACTGGGATGCGCTGGCCAAGGCGCACGAGCTGTACCAGGCCAAAGGCCTGGGCGCGCGCGACGACGCGGTGGCCATGCAGTACCTGATTCCAGGCTGGACCTTCAATAACAAGAAGCCCTGCCTGGTACGCTGA